Proteins encoded in a region of the Candidatus Obscuribacter sp. genome:
- the ftcD gene encoding glutamate formimidoyltransferase: MSKRLVECVPNFSEGRNEKVIDAISETVKAVSGVRLLDVDPGHSTNRTVVTFVGSPDDVVEAAFQCIARASQLIDMRHHHGEHPRMGATDVCPFVPVSGVSMADCVQLAETLGERVGRELGIPIYLYGEAAKSPSRKSLADIRSGEYEALSTKMKDSAFKPDFGPAEFNAKAGATVIGARPFLVAYNVNLNTRSKKLANAIALNIREAGKAKRSASGEIEKDAQGNTIKVPGTLKECRAVGWYVDEYERAQVSINLTNFEVTGIHDAFDEVEREAAKLGVRVTGSEIVGLVPLKPMLHAGEHYLRKQGRSTGVSEEELISVAIQSLGLSELAPFNPQEKIIEYKVAQNGKFLKDYSVKAFLNELGSESPAPGGGSVAALCGALSASLSSMVANLSFDKKGLETIKPAMEETAIAAQDLKKKLLHLIDEDMQAFNSILEARRLPKSSDQEKEKRDEAIMAANFRATISPLSVLKCTPQLLKLASLMVQKGNQNSLSDAGVAALTALAAAEGAYFNVLINLGGLGESEQEVTFVANCLEEADVLIADVRHNAEEIRLKVLSAISKPLAGK, translated from the coding sequence GTGTCAAAACGGCTAGTTGAGTGCGTGCCTAACTTTAGCGAAGGCAGGAACGAAAAGGTAATTGATGCGATTTCGGAGACTGTAAAGGCAGTGAGCGGCGTCCGTCTACTGGACGTGGATCCTGGACACAGTACAAATCGCACAGTGGTCACTTTTGTGGGCTCTCCAGATGATGTTGTTGAGGCTGCCTTTCAGTGTATAGCCAGAGCCAGTCAATTAATTGACATGCGTCATCACCACGGCGAGCACCCTCGCATGGGAGCTACTGACGTCTGTCCTTTTGTGCCGGTAAGCGGAGTCTCCATGGCTGACTGTGTGCAGCTGGCCGAGACTCTGGGCGAGCGGGTCGGACGTGAGCTGGGCATACCGATTTATCTTTATGGAGAGGCTGCTAAATCTCCCAGTCGTAAGAGTCTGGCTGATATACGCAGTGGCGAGTACGAAGCTCTCAGCACCAAAATGAAAGACAGTGCTTTTAAACCTGATTTTGGTCCTGCCGAATTTAATGCTAAAGCTGGTGCCACCGTCATTGGTGCCAGACCATTTTTGGTGGCTTACAATGTCAATCTCAATACTCGCTCTAAAAAACTGGCCAATGCCATTGCCCTCAATATAAGAGAAGCCGGCAAAGCCAAACGTAGTGCCAGTGGTGAAATCGAAAAAGATGCTCAGGGCAATACTATTAAGGTCCCCGGCACACTCAAAGAATGTCGGGCCGTAGGCTGGTATGTCGACGAATACGAGCGTGCTCAGGTCTCAATCAATCTCACCAATTTTGAAGTCACAGGCATCCATGATGCATTTGATGAAGTAGAAAGAGAAGCAGCAAAACTTGGTGTGAGAGTAACAGGTAGCGAGATAGTTGGTCTTGTCCCTCTCAAACCAATGCTCCATGCTGGTGAGCATTATCTGCGCAAACAGGGACGTTCAACTGGTGTCTCCGAAGAAGAGCTAATCAGTGTGGCAATTCAGTCACTTGGTCTAAGTGAGCTTGCTCCCTTTAACCCACAAGAAAAAATCATTGAATATAAAGTAGCTCAGAATGGCAAATTTCTCAAAGACTATAGTGTCAAAGCCTTTTTAAATGAGCTGGGCAGTGAATCTCCGGCTCCTGGTGGTGGTTCTGTTGCCGCTCTTTGTGGTGCGCTGTCAGCGTCACTTAGCTCGATGGTAGCTAATTTGAGCTTTGACAAAAAAGGACTGGAAACAATTAAACCGGCGATGGAAGAAACTGCCATCGCTGCTCAAGATCTCAAAAAGAAATTGCTCCACTTAATTGACGAAGATATGCAGGCTTTTAACTCGATTTTGGAAGCACGCCGATTGCCTAAGAGTAGCGATCAAGAAAAAGAAAAACGTGATGAAGCGATTATGGCTGCCAATTTTAGGGCGACGATATCGCCTCTCAGTGTTTTAAAGTGCACTCCGCAACTGCTCAAGCTGGCCAGTTTGATGGTTCAAAAAGGCAATCAAAATAGTCTGTCTGATGCTGGCGTGGCCGCTCTTACGGCTCTAGCAGCGGCGGAAGGGGCGTACTTTAATGTGCTTATAAACCTGGGTGGACTGGGCGAGAGTGAGCAAGAGGTCACTTTTGTCGCTAACTGTCTGGAAGAAGCTGATGTATTAATCGCCGACGTGCGCCACAATGCCGAGGAGATAAGGCTTAAGGTACTCTCAGCCATATCAAAGCCTCTAGCGGGCAAATAA
- a CDS encoding Glu/Leu/Phe/Val dehydrogenase, which yields MGTATDSKGYGSPIANEWETPDFLNAQKRLDKVAELIKLDHNTIEPMRHPKRSLSVVVPARLDDGSVRTFMGYRVHHDLALGPGKGGVRYHADVTLGEVASMAMLMTWKCSLMNLPFGGAHGGIRMDPNRLSKGELERVTRRYTSEILELIGPTQDIAGPDLNTDEQTMAWMMDTYSVNCGYTVPSIVTGKPQVIGGSLGVLQSTGYGVALAAKRAAEFAELKGDSPTVVIQGLGNVGSSVARNLNKFGFKVVGVSDAHGGLYNAKGINVDHLMEHIDKNGTMYEYPDADKVTNEELLELECQILAPCAVSNQLHAGNADRLKCKVVVEGANSPTTPNADDVLDSKGVVVVPDILANAAGVTVGYFEWVQGLMRLLWTEEEVYQRLEGLVNNVCTRVFEQSKEQKTSLRMAAMSIAVARIVEARRLRGLYP from the coding sequence ATGGGAACTGCCACGGATAGCAAGGGCTACGGCTCACCTATTGCCAATGAATGGGAAACGCCAGACTTTTTGAACGCGCAAAAGCGGCTTGACAAGGTGGCCGAGCTAATCAAGCTCGATCACAACACGATAGAGCCGATGCGTCATCCCAAGCGCAGTCTCTCTGTGGTTGTGCCTGCCCGTTTAGATGATGGCAGCGTCCGTACCTTTATGGGCTACCGTGTCCATCACGATCTGGCGCTTGGACCCGGTAAGGGCGGAGTGCGCTACCACGCAGACGTCACTCTAGGTGAAGTCGCCTCCATGGCCATGCTGATGACCTGGAAGTGCTCTTTGATGAATTTGCCATTTGGTGGCGCCCACGGCGGTATCCGTATGGACCCAAACAGACTTTCAAAAGGCGAATTGGAAAGAGTTACTCGCCGCTATACATCCGAAATATTGGAATTAATCGGACCGACTCAAGATATTGCTGGACCTGACCTCAATACCGACGAGCAGACCATGGCCTGGATGATGGATACTTATAGTGTCAATTGTGGCTATACAGTGCCGTCCATCGTCACTGGTAAACCCCAAGTTATCGGCGGATCACTGGGTGTGCTGCAATCTACTGGTTATGGTGTAGCTCTGGCTGCCAAAAGGGCTGCCGAGTTTGCTGAACTCAAAGGCGATAGCCCGACAGTAGTAATTCAGGGGCTTGGCAATGTGGGCTCATCAGTAGCACGCAATCTCAACAAATTTGGTTTTAAGGTTGTTGGCGTATCTGATGCTCACGGTGGTCTCTATAACGCTAAAGGTATCAATGTCGATCATCTCATGGAGCACATTGATAAAAATGGCACCATGTATGAATATCCTGATGCTGACAAAGTAACCAACGAAGAACTGCTCGAACTCGAGTGCCAGATTCTTGCACCATGCGCGGTATCAAATCAATTGCATGCCGGCAATGCTGATAGACTTAAATGCAAAGTCGTAGTAGAAGGCGCCAATAGCCCCACTACTCCCAATGCAGATGATGTACTGGATAGCAAAGGTGTCGTGGTCGTGCCCGATATCCTGGCCAATGCTGCCGGTGTTACTGTAGGCTATTTTGAATGGGTGCAGGGCTTAATGCGCTTGCTCTGGACAGAAGAAGAAGTCTATCAGCGTCTGGAAGGACTGGTTAATAACGTCTGCACCAGAGTGTTTGAGCAGTCTAAGGAGCAAAAGACATCTCTGCGTATGGCGGCCATGTCTATTGCTGTCGCTCGTATCGTTGAAGCTCGCCGCCTGCGCGGACTTTATCCATAA
- a CDS encoding adenosylhomocysteinase — translation MASEIKDIGLAGLGKQRIEWAAGDMPVLKMISERFAKEQPFKGLRVSVCAHVTSETANLATAFAAGGADCVLIASNPLSTQDDVAASLVKDHGLKVFAIKGEDIPTYHKHINIALDHKPHLIIDDGSDLVATLLQERPGQANEIFGSTEETTTGITRLRAMERDNALKFPAIAVNDAQTKHMFDNRYGTGQSTLDGIIRATNRLVAGRTVVVLGYGWCGKGAAMRARGLGANVIVTEVEPIKAIEAVMDGFRVMPIAEAATLGDIFITVTGNKHVIDGPHFEHMRDGAIICNSGHFDLELNLTALEKMAKSKREVRPLMEEFELKSGNRIYVLAQGRLVNLSCAEGHPASVMDMSFANQALALEYLVKNKGKLSNQVHTLPQAVDQEIAALKLKSMGVKIDTLTTDMTEYMNSWKSGT, via the coding sequence ATGGCATCTGAGATAAAAGACATCGGGCTAGCTGGCCTGGGTAAACAACGCATCGAATGGGCTGCCGGCGATATGCCAGTGCTCAAGATGATTTCTGAGCGTTTTGCCAAAGAGCAACCGTTTAAAGGGCTGAGAGTCTCAGTCTGCGCTCACGTCACCAGTGAAACCGCCAATCTCGCCACTGCCTTTGCCGCTGGCGGAGCTGATTGCGTATTGATTGCCAGCAATCCACTCTCCACTCAGGACGATGTTGCTGCCTCTCTAGTCAAAGACCATGGACTCAAAGTTTTTGCTATCAAAGGTGAAGACATCCCCACCTATCACAAACACATCAATATCGCTCTCGATCACAAACCACATTTGATCATCGATGATGGCTCAGATCTGGTTGCGACTCTTTTGCAAGAACGTCCCGGTCAAGCTAACGAGATCTTTGGTAGTACCGAAGAAACCACTACTGGTATCACTCGCTTGAGAGCTATGGAGCGTGACAACGCCCTCAAATTCCCTGCTATAGCAGTCAATGATGCTCAAACTAAACATATGTTTGATAATCGTTATGGTACTGGCCAGTCCACTCTCGATGGTATCATCCGCGCTACCAACAGATTGGTCGCTGGACGCACCGTAGTCGTATTGGGCTATGGCTGGTGCGGTAAGGGTGCTGCGATGAGAGCCAGAGGCCTTGGTGCTAATGTCATCGTTACCGAAGTAGAACCAATCAAAGCTATCGAAGCTGTAATGGATGGCTTTAGAGTGATGCCAATCGCTGAAGCCGCTACTCTTGGTGACATCTTTATCACTGTCACCGGTAACAAGCACGTCATCGACGGTCCTCACTTTGAGCACATGAGAGACGGCGCTATTATCTGTAACTCCGGTCACTTTGACCTGGAGCTCAATCTCACTGCACTAGAAAAAATGGCCAAGAGCAAACGCGAAGTCAGACCTCTGATGGAAGAGTTTGAACTGAAGAGCGGCAATCGTATCTATGTATTGGCACAGGGACGTCTGGTCAATCTCTCCTGCGCAGAAGGCCACCCTGCCTCTGTTATGGATATGAGCTTTGCCAACCAGGCACTGGCTCTTGAGTACTTGGTTAAAAACAAAGGTAAACTGAGCAATCAAGTCCACACCTTGCCTCAAGCTGTAGATCAAGAAATCGCAGCCCTCAAGCTCAAGTCGATGGGTGTCAAAATCGATACACTCACAACCGACATGACTGAATACATGAATAGCTGGAAGTCCGGTACATAA
- the eno gene encoding phosphopyruvate hydratase, producing the protein MSFIEEVSAIEILDSRGNPTVEVTVALTSGAMGRAAVPSGASTGSFEAVEMRDGDKKRYGGKGVLKAIENIHEVIAENLIGMDAVDQTAIDQALLELDGTDNKSKLGANATLGVSLAVAKAAAEAVQLPLFRYVGGVSANILPVPMMNIINGGKHAQDGVDFQEFMIVPVGAESFGECLRWGAEIYQALKAVLHKKGLSTGVGDEGGFAPSLKTNEAALELIVEAIEKSGFKAGSQIAIALDPASTEFFESGKYNLATENRSLTSHEMVKVYEKLVSTYPIISIEDGLAEDDWDGWKELTDTIGKKCQLVGDDLFVTNTKRFERGIELGVGNAILIKPNQIGTLTETIDAVNMARESGYGSILSHRSGETEDAVIADLAVALGTGQIKTGAPCRSERTAKYNQLLRIEHLLGRQAVFRGPKSFAQNRAAAKKEMACAK; encoded by the coding sequence ATGAGCTTTATCGAAGAAGTATCAGCAATTGAAATCCTGGATTCACGCGGGAATCCGACTGTTGAGGTAACAGTTGCCCTCACCAGTGGTGCCATGGGCAGAGCAGCGGTGCCATCTGGTGCCTCCACCGGTAGTTTCGAAGCTGTTGAGATGCGTGATGGCGATAAGAAGCGCTATGGCGGCAAAGGCGTGCTCAAAGCTATCGAAAATATACATGAAGTGATCGCAGAGAATTTAATTGGTATGGATGCTGTAGATCAAACAGCGATTGACCAGGCTCTTTTAGAACTCGATGGTACTGATAATAAATCCAAGCTTGGTGCCAATGCCACCCTCGGCGTCAGTCTTGCAGTTGCAAAGGCAGCCGCAGAAGCAGTGCAGTTGCCGCTGTTTCGATATGTCGGCGGTGTCTCCGCCAATATATTGCCGGTGCCAATGATGAATATCATTAATGGTGGCAAACACGCGCAAGATGGTGTGGACTTCCAGGAATTTATGATCGTGCCAGTCGGCGCCGAGTCTTTTGGTGAGTGTCTGAGATGGGGTGCTGAAATTTATCAGGCACTAAAGGCAGTGCTACACAAAAAAGGACTTAGCACCGGGGTTGGTGACGAAGGTGGATTTGCTCCTTCACTCAAAACAAACGAAGCTGCTCTGGAACTCATTGTTGAAGCTATTGAGAAGTCTGGTTTTAAAGCAGGATCACAAATTGCCATCGCACTCGATCCGGCCAGCACAGAATTTTTTGAGTCTGGTAAATATAATCTCGCTACCGAAAATAGATCTTTAACCAGTCATGAAATGGTCAAAGTGTATGAGAAGTTGGTGTCTACTTATCCGATTATCAGCATCGAAGACGGTCTGGCCGAAGATGACTGGGATGGCTGGAAAGAGCTGACCGATACTATAGGCAAAAAATGTCAGTTGGTAGGCGATGATCTATTCGTTACCAATACAAAGAGATTTGAGCGTGGTATCGAACTTGGTGTCGGCAACGCAATTTTGATCAAGCCAAATCAAATTGGTACATTGACCGAAACCATCGACGCTGTAAATATGGCCCGCGAGAGCGGTTATGGCAGTATCCTCTCTCACCGCTCTGGCGAGACCGAAGACGCCGTGATTGCTGACCTGGCTGTAGCGCTTGGCACTGGTCAAATTAAGACCGGCGCACCTTGCCGCTCCGAGCGTACCGCCAAGTACAACCAGCTTTTGCGTATCGAGCATCTGCTTGGTCGTCAAGCGGTCTTTAGAGGTCCTAAGTCGTTTGCTCAAAACCGTGCAGCTGCAAAAAAAGAAATGGCCTGCGCTAAGTAA
- a CDS encoding response regulator transcription factor, whose protein sequence is MDVDNSSEQEKVLVVDDEASIRRILETRLKLAGYNVATAADGQEALEQFNTFQPDLVILDVMLPKMDGYEVCREIRKTSDTPIIMLTAVADVSNRIQGLEIGADDYVVKPFSPSELEARIKAVLRRTVERHQEVGQSKSSNVITIGNLKIDLNKRQVTRKNERIRLTGMEFSLLELLVTNSGKPYSRGEILQQVWAYPPDHRIDTRVVDVHISRLRSKLEEDSSNPDLILTARGIGYMFQKIN, encoded by the coding sequence ATAGACGTGGATAACTCTTCTGAGCAGGAGAAGGTTCTTGTAGTAGACGATGAGGCTTCTATTCGCCGCATCTTAGAGACTCGACTCAAACTGGCCGGCTACAACGTAGCAACCGCTGCCGATGGGCAAGAGGCGTTGGAGCAATTCAACACCTTCCAACCCGATCTGGTAATTCTGGACGTGATGCTGCCCAAGATGGACGGCTACGAGGTCTGTCGTGAGATTCGCAAGACATCTGACACGCCAATAATCATGTTGACAGCTGTAGCAGACGTCTCAAATCGTATCCAGGGTCTAGAGATAGGTGCCGACGACTACGTTGTCAAACCCTTTAGTCCCTCTGAGCTAGAGGCACGTATCAAAGCTGTATTGCGCCGCACCGTCGAAAGACATCAAGAAGTCGGCCAATCAAAAAGTTCGAATGTGATCACAATCGGCAACTTAAAAATCGATTTAAATAAAAGACAGGTCACTCGCAAAAACGAGCGTATCCGTTTGACCGGTATGGAATTCAGCTTGCTTGAACTCCTGGTTACAAACAGTGGCAAGCCTTATAGCCGTGGCGAAATTCTCCAGCAAGTATGGGCCTATCCGCCAGATCATCGCATTGACACCAGAGTGGTAGATGTACACATCAGCCGCCTCAGATCAAAACTGGAAGAAGATTCATCAAACCCAGATTTGATTCTCACCGCCCGCGGTATCGGTTACATGTTTCAAAAAATAAATTAA
- a CDS encoding pilus assembly protein N-terminal domain-containing protein: MNKPQLSLALSLSVALQASMLSAQSAPQGAIWQRMSGSPSSAGAGVSKAAQRVSATKTVAKAAKPAAQQVDTIDSAHAMLFLKGKDAGVAPAAALTIHPTLPLDEVAAMPIGASAPSVDVMQAPAVAARESVQPARQMAALPSSALTTASSKQLVAQLAPDHVIAQADHSTLTTQPIPPVVTGTLDFEEYKVTNILDLKVSQSRTFKLKNKIVRTSISDPGIAEPVVVSENQLVLLGKAPGTTTMVLWDDAGNSVALDLRVSRDYSQLQATLREIDPRVIVKTFSVGGSDRVLLTGDVDHPESIIKAFAASNVFMDDRGMNIQVANSRIVAGRIGEQGGTAAGGGQTGQLSSIGSVDKYTFFGNIPSNIGKAQVMVSDGGRVTSLVKVRKVPLIVLHVTFLEMNTSAARELAINAGFGFASNSFSFGVGGSANPTPSGSNVPFLSAPGFRQQSPGSPAGLLTYTNNSGSFISPAAPGTQIPTNNLGAGLQPVTFFSTNGVTSIGQNITYAPTALLSQANLLGSPGGVTFDSTTLGNIATGITNLGGGQQHLSVNPTIQGIIGARRARVLAEPTLVTLSGERASFLAGGEIPIQQAVAAAGAAQQSIVFEPFGMRINMIPILQENGTINIEVSPEERLIANELSLTTIGSFGRVPGFTTRKTQTIVELKPGQELYISGLVSANVGREITKMPILGEVPVLGALYRSKAFNKNESELVVSIRPEIILPGTPGQLKLPEEIGRVEGPRDLNMFAVEPTVMDERYYSSGRSERKQKTSPTLPEGAPIPDNE; encoded by the coding sequence ATGAATAAGCCCCAGTTGAGCCTAGCTCTGAGCCTATCGGTGGCTCTACAAGCTAGTATGCTCTCGGCACAGTCCGCGCCGCAAGGAGCGATCTGGCAGCGCATGTCAGGCTCGCCTAGCTCGGCAGGAGCAGGCGTGTCTAAAGCAGCTCAGAGAGTCAGTGCGACAAAGACAGTTGCAAAAGCAGCAAAGCCTGCTGCACAACAAGTAGATACTATAGATTCGGCACACGCCATGCTCTTTCTTAAGGGCAAGGATGCCGGAGTAGCACCAGCTGCTGCTCTTACTATCCACCCAACACTGCCGCTCGATGAAGTAGCAGCTATGCCAATCGGAGCATCGGCTCCATCGGTGGATGTGATGCAAGCTCCAGCAGTTGCAGCAAGAGAGAGTGTGCAGCCCGCCAGACAAATGGCCGCGTTGCCTTCAAGCGCTCTCACAACAGCGTCTTCCAAACAACTGGTTGCTCAACTGGCACCAGATCATGTGATTGCTCAAGCAGATCATTCTACTTTGACCACACAGCCGATACCGCCAGTAGTGACCGGTACTCTTGATTTTGAAGAGTACAAGGTAACAAACATCCTTGACCTCAAAGTCTCGCAATCACGTACATTCAAACTTAAAAACAAAATCGTCCGTACCTCGATCTCTGATCCTGGTATCGCCGAGCCTGTAGTTGTCTCCGAAAACCAACTGGTCCTCCTGGGCAAAGCCCCTGGTACCACTACTATGGTGCTTTGGGATGATGCTGGTAACTCAGTAGCCCTCGACCTCCGTGTCAGCCGTGACTATTCACAACTTCAAGCCACATTGCGTGAAATCGACCCTCGCGTAATTGTTAAGACATTCTCTGTCGGTGGCTCTGACCGTGTGCTCTTGACCGGCGACGTTGATCACCCTGAGTCAATCATCAAAGCTTTCGCTGCTTCTAACGTCTTTATGGATGACAGAGGCATGAATATCCAAGTTGCTAACAGCCGCATCGTCGCAGGACGTATCGGTGAGCAAGGTGGTACCGCTGCTGGTGGTGGACAGACCGGACAACTTTCGTCGATCGGTTCTGTAGATAAGTACACATTCTTCGGTAACATTCCCAGCAACATCGGCAAAGCCCAGGTAATGGTCTCCGACGGTGGTCGCGTTACAAGTCTCGTCAAAGTACGTAAAGTGCCTTTGATCGTCTTGCACGTTACCTTCCTTGAGATGAATACTTCGGCCGCTCGCGAGTTGGCCATCAACGCCGGTTTCGGTTTTGCTAGCAATTCCTTCTCCTTCGGTGTTGGCGGTAGTGCTAACCCCACTCCATCTGGCTCCAACGTTCCCTTCTTGTCTGCTCCTGGCTTCCGTCAACAATCTCCTGGATCACCAGCTGGTCTGTTGACTTACACCAACAACTCTGGCAGTTTCATCTCTCCAGCTGCGCCAGGTACTCAGATCCCCACCAACAACTTGGGTGCTGGCTTACAGCCTGTGACCTTCTTCTCCACCAACGGTGTGACATCGATTGGTCAAAACATCACTTATGCTCCGACAGCTTTGCTCTCACAAGCCAACCTGCTCGGCTCTCCTGGTGGTGTAACTTTTGACTCAACCACGTTGGGTAACATTGCTACTGGTATCACCAACCTTGGTGGCGGTCAGCAGCACTTATCTGTTAACCCCACTATCCAGGGTATTATCGGTGCCCGCCGCGCCAGAGTACTGGCTGAGCCGACACTGGTTACACTTTCTGGTGAGAGGGCTTCCTTCCTCGCTGGTGGTGAGATCCCAATCCAACAAGCGGTAGCTGCTGCTGGTGCTGCTCAACAATCAATCGTGTTTGAGCCCTTCGGTATGCGCATCAATATGATCCCGATCTTGCAAGAGAACGGCACAATCAATATTGAAGTTTCACCTGAAGAAAGATTGATTGCCAACGAATTATCTTTGACAACAATCGGTTCATTTGGACGAGTACCTGGTTTTACAACTCGTAAGACCCAGACAATCGTCGAACTCAAGCCCGGTCAAGAGCTATACATCTCAGGATTGGTATCAGCTAACGTTGGTCGAGAAATCACCAAGATGCCTATCCTCGGTGAAGTGCCTGTACTTGGTGCTCTGTACCGCTCCAAAGCTTTCAACAAAAACGAAAGCGAACTAGTGGTATCAATTAGACCCGAGATCATCCTCCCCGGTACTCCTGGACAACTTAAGTTGCCTGAAGAAATCGGTCGTGTGGAAGGACCTCGTGACCTAAACATGTTTGCCGTCGAACCTACAGTAATGGACGAGCGCTACTACAGCTCGGGTCGGTCTGAGCGTAAGCAAAAGACATCTCCGACCTTGCCTGAAGGCGCGCCAATTCCAGACAACGAGTAA
- a CDS encoding radical SAM protein yields the protein MFDTETRLAERFNKSKPDITVGWYFPNTYQIGMSGLGYQLVWWLFEQDPGVEVKRGFTDIEEPGLVKPDLMGFTVSWELDFINIIELLVKKDIAPLSVNRQDGDPLIFGGGPVLTANPEPFADMFDVILLGDAETSVPSLVEAYRQATKGTEQPINRDEILYQLSQVPGLYVPSLYHVEYHQSGPIQSVKPIRDGVPEQIHKKAFKAPDGYATHTQILSSATAWSDTFLIEVVRSCPQECRFCLASYLTRPFRATSVDTMIERIDTALKYTKRVGLLGPSVTEHPVFEELARRLQERPEIELTIASVRADTLNEYTLSTLKNLGQKSVTIAIESGSEKLRQIMKKNLTQEEIYKAVELIDKAGLEGVKFYGIAGLPYEEQADLDATIDLLKTLKKNHKRLRFVFGVSSFVPKAQTPFQWHGRDRKSGNKLEYLRKNLTKIGIAVRPESHNWSDIQAVISRGDRRLSTIFMEVAADGHNLGAWKRALRKRQDDIPDLDYYAFREIPLDEVLPWEHLTDINKTTYLQKHQGEAATLAQ from the coding sequence ATGTTCGACACAGAGACACGCCTGGCTGAGAGATTTAACAAGTCTAAGCCCGATATTACAGTTGGCTGGTATTTCCCCAATACCTACCAAATCGGCATGTCCGGACTTGGCTATCAGCTGGTCTGGTGGCTCTTTGAACAGGATCCCGGGGTAGAGGTCAAGCGCGGCTTTACAGACATCGAGGAGCCAGGCTTAGTTAAACCGGATCTAATGGGATTTACTGTCTCCTGGGAACTGGACTTTATCAATATCATTGAGCTACTGGTCAAAAAAGATATTGCACCCTTAAGCGTCAACCGCCAAGACGGCGATCCTTTGATCTTTGGAGGAGGACCTGTACTCACTGCCAATCCCGAACCCTTTGCCGATATGTTTGACGTCATTTTGCTGGGAGACGCGGAGACTAGTGTGCCATCACTGGTGGAGGCATACAGACAGGCAACAAAGGGCACTGAGCAACCGATAAATAGAGATGAGATACTTTATCAGCTATCTCAAGTACCGGGACTATATGTACCCAGTCTCTATCACGTGGAATATCATCAAAGTGGTCCTATCCAATCAGTCAAACCGATACGGGATGGCGTACCAGAGCAGATCCACAAGAAGGCATTTAAAGCTCCGGATGGCTATGCCACCCATACACAAATCCTCAGTAGTGCCACCGCCTGGAGTGACACATTTTTAATCGAGGTAGTGAGATCTTGCCCACAAGAGTGTCGATTTTGTCTCGCCAGTTATTTGACAAGACCGTTTCGTGCCACCAGTGTAGATACCATGATAGAGCGTATAGATACGGCTCTTAAATATACAAAACGCGTAGGACTGCTGGGTCCATCAGTGACAGAGCATCCCGTTTTTGAAGAATTAGCCAGACGTTTGCAAGAGCGTCCAGAAATAGAACTTACAATCGCATCGGTGCGCGCAGATACTCTCAACGAATACACTTTGAGTACACTAAAAAATCTGGGACAGAAGTCAGTCACCATAGCAATAGAATCAGGCTCTGAAAAACTGCGGCAGATAATGAAAAAAAATCTGACCCAGGAAGAAATATATAAAGCCGTGGAGTTAATTGATAAGGCCGGTCTGGAGGGTGTCAAGTTTTACGGCATCGCTGGCTTGCCCTACGAGGAGCAAGCAGATCTTGATGCCACTATAGACCTGCTTAAAACTCTCAAAAAAAATCACAAGCGACTGCGTTTTGTTTTTGGCGTCTCATCGTTTGTGCCAAAAGCCCAGACGCCTTTTCAATGGCATGGCAGAGATCGCAAAAGCGGCAATAAACTAGAATACCTGCGCAAAAATCTGACCAAAATCGGCATCGCCGTAAGACCCGAGTCACATAACTGGAGTGATATCCAGGCTGTAATTAGCCGCGGGGACAGGCGCCTCAGTACGATTTTTATGGAAGTGGCGGCGGATGGTCACAATCTGGGCGCCTGGAAAAGAGCCCTGCGCAAACGCCAGGACGACATCCCCGATCTTGACTACTACGCTTTTAGAGAAATCCCTCTTGACGAAGTCTTGCCCTGGGAGCATCTCACCGATATTAACAAAACCACTTATCTACAAAAGCACCAGGGTGAAGCGGCCACGCTTGCTCAGTAA